The following proteins come from a genomic window of Miscanthus floridulus cultivar M001 chromosome 2, ASM1932011v1, whole genome shotgun sequence:
- the LOC136538302 gene encoding leucine-rich repeat extensin-like protein 6, with protein sequence MAPLSGPTIKTKKRALRHALLLCLLLPCISQPLPAPSPSPTAAPPAATLHLSPFNDRLDAAYIALQAWKHAILEDPKNLTADWCGPFVCNYTGVFCTAAQDDPHILTVAGIDLNHGRIAGFLPDHIGLLADVALIHLNSNRFHGTLPPSMQHMRLLYELDISNNLFSGGFPSFLTSLPSLKYLDLRFNKFDGQLPDAVFGRQLSLDALFANSNRFNVTLSSQSLTNSTASVIVLANTELDGCLPPSIGDMADTLVELILLNTSISSCIPPEIGKLKKLRVLDLSRNELAGELPESVGDMESLEVLNVGYNQLSGVVPESICLLPKLKNLTVAGNYFCGEPVSCLHIPVRDDRMNCIPEWPHQRTHEECIAFEHRPPVHCGADGCIVHHPL encoded by the coding sequence ATGGCACCTCTGTCAGGGCCAACAATCAAGACTAAGAAGAGAGCTCTCCGACACGCcctcctcctctgcctcctccttccATGTATCTCCCAACCACTCCCGGCTCCCTCCCCATCTCCAACGGCGGCGCCTCCGGCGGCGACGCTTCACCTCTCGCCGTTCAACGACCGGCTCGACGCGGCGTACATCGCGCTGCAGGCGTGGAAGCACGCCATCCTCGAGGACCCCAAGAACCTGACCGCCGACTGGTGCGGGCCCTTCGTGTGCAACTACACCGGCGTCTTCTGCACGGCGGCGCAGGACGACCCGCACATCCTCACCGTCGCCGGCATCGACCTCAACCACGGCCGCATCGCCGGGTTCCTCCCGGACCACATCGGTCTCCTCGCCGACGTCGCGCTCATCCACCTCAACTCCAACCGCTTCCACGGCACGCTGCCGCCGTCCATGCAGCACATGCGCCTCCTCTACGAGCTGGACATCAGCAACAACCTCTTCTCCGGCGGGTTCCCGTCGTTCCTCACCTCGCTGCCGTCGCTCAAGTACCTGGACCTGCGCTTCAACAAATTCGACGGGCAGCTGCCCGACGCCGTGTTCGGGCGGCAGCTCAGCCTGGACGCCCTCTTCGCCAACAGCAACCGCTTCAACGTGACCCTGTCGTCGCAGAGCCTGACCAACTCCACGGCGTCGGTCATCGTGCTCGCCAACACCGAGCTCGACGGCTGCCTGCCGCcgagcatcggcgacatggccgACACGCTGGTGgagctcatcctcctcaacaccAGCATCAGCTCCTGCATCCCGCCGGAGATCGGCAAGCTCAAGAAGCTCAGGGTGCTGGACCTCAGCCGCAACGAGCTCGCCGGGGAGCTGCCGGAGAGCGTCGGGGACATGGAGAGCCTGGAGGTGCTCAACGTGGGGTACAACCAGCTGTCCGGCGTGGTGCCAGAGAGCATCTGCCTGCTGCCGAAGCTCAAGAACCTCACCGTCGCCGGCAACTACTTCTGCGGCGAGCCGGTGTCATGCCTTCACATTCCCGTGCGCGACGACCGGATGAACTGCATCCCCGAGTGGCCCCACCAGCGCACGCACGAGGAGTGCATCGCCTTCGAGCACCGCCCGCCGGTGCACTGCGGCGCCGACGGCTGCATTGTTCATCACCCGCTGTGA